CGGCACGACCTGCTCGGCGAACGCCTCGCCGCCCTTGTCGGCCGGCGGCCCGGACGGTCGTACGGCGAGCGCGGGACCTCGTTCACCGGCCGGCACCGAGTGGATGACGGGAACGCCCGCCGCACGGGCGGCGCCCACCAACCGGCCCGCGCCGGCGAGGAGCGCGGTGACGGGAGCGCCCTCCTGCTCCACCACCCGGAGGAAACGCCGTTGCAGATTCAGCACCACGAGCGCCGCCCGGCCCGGGTCGAGGGTCCACCCGGTCCGGTCGTCGGGCAGCATCGCGGGGGTCGGCATGACGTACGGGAAGATCGAGCCAGGCGTCATCTCGGGTTGCCCTTCGGTGAGTCGGGGAACCCTGTTTAGGTTAGCCTCACCTAAGTTCGATGTCTTGTCGATGAACCTGTGAACCGGTGAACTCCGGTCACCCCAGGACGCGATCCAGGTTGAAGGCCGCACTGATCAGGGCGAGATGGGTGAACGCCTGGGGGAAGTTGCCCTGTTGCTCGCCCGTGTGGCTGATCTCCTCGGCGTACAGGCCCAGATGGTTGGCGTAGGTCAGCATCTTCTCGAAGGCCAGCCGCGCCTCGTCGACACGGCCGGCGCGGACCATGGCCTCGACGTACCAGAACGAGCAGATCGAGAACGTGCCCTCGTCACCCTGCAGTCCGTCGGGGCTCGCCGCCGGGTCGTAGCGGTAGACCAGGGAGTCGGACACCAGGTCCTGGGTGAGGGCGTCCAGCGTGGACAGCCACTTGGGGTCGGTCGGCGAGATGAACTTCGTCAGCGGCATCATCAGTACGGCCGCGTCGAGCACGTCGTCGTCCTCGTGCTGGACGAAGGCCTGGCGCGTCTCGGACCAGCCCCGGCGCATGATCCGCCGGTAGATCGTGTCCCGGCACCGCTGCCAGTGCGGCAGATCGGCGGGCAGGCCGCGCCGGTTGGCCATGCGGATGGCCCGCTCGATCGCCACCCAGCACATCAGCCGCGAGTACAGGAAGTTCTTGCGGCCGCCGCGGGTCTCCCAGATGCCCTCGTCGGGCTGGTCCCAGTTCTCGCACACCCAGTCCACCAGCCCGCACACGTCGTCCCACTGGTCGCTGGAGATCGGCTCCGCCCACTTGTCGTAGAGGTAGATCGAGTCGATCAGCGCGCCGTAGATGTCGAGCTGGAGCTGGTCGGCGGCGGCGTTGCCGACGCGCACCGGGGCGGAACCGAGGTGCCCCTCCAAGTGGTCGAGTTCGCGCTCGGTCAGGTCGGTGCGGCCGTCGATGCCGTACATGACCTGCAACGGACCGACGTGACAGCCGTCGCCCCGACTCACGTACTGGGTCAGGAACTTCATGAACGCCTCGGCCTCACCCGTGAAGCCCAGCCGCAGCAGCGCGTACACACAGAAGGCGGCGTCGCGTATCCACACGTACCGATAGTCCCAGTTGCGTTCGCCGCCCGGCTGCTCGGGCAGGCTCGTCGTCGGCGCGGCCACGATCGCGCCGGTGGGCGCGTAGGTGAGCAGCTTCAGGGTGAGCGCGGAGCGGTGCACCATCTCCCGCCAGCGGCCCCGGTACTTGGACGCGGACAGCCAGTGCCGCCAGTACGCCACCGTGCTGTTGAACTGCTCCTCGGCCTCGGTCCGCGCGCACCGCCGCGGGTCGATCTCGCCGCCGACCTGGTCCAGCGCGAACACCGCCGACTCGCCCTCGGAGAGCTTGAATTCGGCGCACACGTCAAGCCCGTCGACCTCCAGCGGCATGGTCGCGGTCAGCCCGAGCGACAGCTTCTCGGACTCGAAGACCGTGACGTCGCCCACCCGGCGGACGGTGTGCGGC
Above is a window of Streptomyces sp. DT2A-34 DNA encoding:
- a CDS encoding isochorismatase family protein, coding for MTPGSIFPYVMPTPAMLPDDRTGWTLDPGRAALVVLNLQRRFLRVVEQEGAPVTALLAGAGRLVGAARAAGVPVIHSVPAGERGPALAVRPSGPPADKGGEAFAEQVVPRTGDAVLTARKYSAFARTRLESRLRDLKRDQVVIVGLFARVGVLMTAADAWVQDLEPFVVADAIADVRAGGHEFALEWVADTCGAVTSTDQVVAAFDPAVPTAEAV
- a CDS encoding glycoside hydrolase family 15 protein; this encodes MSTTPIDGDVRGASRYLPIAEHGLIGDLRSVALVGTDGTIDWYCCPAFDAPSVFAAILDAERGGCFELAAAVPARTEQFYFPDTNVLITRFFTQDGVGEVQDFMPVDGGLVETERHRLIRRVVCVRGSIPFRTRVAPRFDYGTRPHTVRRVGDVTVFESEKLSLGLTATMPLEVDGLDVCAEFKLSEGESAVFALDQVGGEIDPRRCARTEAEEQFNSTVAYWRHWLSASKYRGRWREMVHRSALTLKLLTYAPTGAIVAAPTTSLPEQPGGERNWDYRYVWIRDAAFCVYALLRLGFTGEAEAFMKFLTQYVSRGDGCHVGPLQVMYGIDGRTDLTERELDHLEGHLGSAPVRVGNAAADQLQLDIYGALIDSIYLYDKWAEPISSDQWDDVCGLVDWVCENWDQPDEGIWETRGGRKNFLYSRLMCWVAIERAIRMANRRGLPADLPHWQRCRDTIYRRIMRRGWSETRQAFVQHEDDDVLDAAVLMMPLTKFISPTDPKWLSTLDALTQDLVSDSLVYRYDPAASPDGLQGDEGTFSICSFWYVEAMVRAGRVDEARLAFEKMLTYANHLGLYAEEISHTGEQQGNFPQAFTHLALISAAFNLDRVLG